One part of the Oceanidesulfovibrio indonesiensis genome encodes these proteins:
- the cooS gene encoding anaerobic carbon-monoxide dehydrogenase catalytic subunit, whose protein sequence is MAKEARGIDDLTMWDDAKAMLRKAEAEGIETVWDRLENQTPHCKFCESGLTCQKCVMGPCRIIPTNEKKARGVCGADADLTVARNFGRFVAAGAASHSDHGRDLVETLAAIGAGETTDYVIKDGDKLRRIAGELGIDVDGKEDKAVAAELADLFVRDYGFGANKKLAFLSRLPKQRLELWDKLGIAPRGVDWEVVEMMHRTHMGVDCDAVSICLHAARTSLSDGWGGSMIATEISDIVFGTPSPGKAEVNLGVLKQDHVNILVHGHSPIVSEMLLASARDPRFIQAAKSAGAEGINVAGLCCTGNELLMRQGVPLAGNHLMTELTIVTGAVDMMVVDYQCIMPSLVTIAQCYHTKFVSTSNKAHFTGAEHVEFTYRNAREKADQVVRMAIEAFTERDQSRVQIPEGPMSMMTGFSNEAILGALGGTPDPLIEAIKAGKVRGAVGIVGCNNPKLKQDYVHVNLAKELIKRDVLVLCTGCATSALGKAGLLMPEAAAEAGAGLRSVCESLGIPPVLHVGSCVDNARIIQLCAMLANALGVDISDLPVAASAPEWYSEKAAAIGMYAVASGIYTHLGLPPNITGSDTVTQLALGGLNDVVGAHFVVESDPVKAAELIDLRIQSKRVALGLE, encoded by the coding sequence ATGGCGAAGGAAGCACGGGGCATTGACGATCTGACCATGTGGGACGACGCCAAGGCCATGCTCCGCAAGGCGGAGGCCGAGGGCATCGAAACGGTCTGGGACCGGCTGGAGAACCAGACCCCACACTGCAAGTTCTGCGAATCCGGTTTGACGTGTCAGAAGTGCGTCATGGGGCCATGCCGGATCATCCCCACCAACGAGAAGAAGGCCCGCGGGGTATGCGGTGCAGACGCCGACCTCACCGTGGCGCGCAACTTTGGCCGGTTCGTGGCCGCCGGAGCGGCGTCGCATTCAGACCACGGCCGCGACCTCGTGGAAACACTGGCCGCCATCGGCGCCGGCGAGACCACGGACTACGTCATCAAAGACGGCGACAAGCTGCGCCGCATCGCCGGCGAGCTCGGAATCGATGTGGACGGCAAGGAGGACAAAGCCGTCGCCGCCGAGCTGGCCGACCTCTTTGTGCGGGACTACGGCTTCGGGGCGAACAAGAAACTCGCCTTCCTGAGCCGTTTGCCCAAGCAACGCCTTGAGCTATGGGACAAGCTGGGCATCGCTCCCCGCGGCGTGGACTGGGAAGTGGTGGAAATGATGCACCGCACCCATATGGGCGTGGACTGCGACGCGGTGAGCATCTGCCTGCACGCGGCGCGCACCTCCCTGTCCGACGGATGGGGCGGCTCCATGATCGCCACCGAGATCTCGGACATCGTGTTCGGCACGCCCTCGCCCGGCAAGGCCGAGGTGAACCTCGGCGTGCTCAAACAGGACCACGTGAACATCCTTGTGCACGGGCACAGCCCCATCGTCTCGGAAATGCTGCTGGCCTCGGCGCGGGATCCCAGGTTCATACAGGCGGCTAAATCCGCCGGGGCGGAAGGCATCAACGTGGCGGGCCTCTGCTGCACGGGCAACGAACTGCTCATGCGCCAGGGCGTGCCGCTGGCCGGCAACCACCTGATGACCGAGTTGACCATCGTGACCGGCGCCGTGGACATGATGGTGGTTGACTATCAGTGCATCATGCCCAGCCTGGTGACCATCGCGCAGTGCTACCACACCAAGTTCGTTTCCACCTCCAACAAGGCGCACTTCACCGGCGCCGAGCATGTGGAGTTCACGTACAGGAACGCCCGCGAAAAGGCCGACCAGGTCGTGCGCATGGCCATAGAAGCCTTCACCGAGCGCGACCAGAGCCGCGTGCAGATTCCCGAGGGCCCCATGTCCATGATGACCGGATTCTCCAACGAGGCCATCCTCGGCGCCCTCGGCGGCACGCCCGATCCGCTCATCGAGGCGATCAAGGCCGGCAAGGTGCGCGGGGCCGTGGGCATCGTGGGCTGCAACAATCCCAAGCTCAAGCAGGATTACGTGCACGTGAACCTGGCCAAAGAGCTCATCAAGCGCGATGTCCTGGTGCTCTGTACGGGCTGCGCCACATCGGCGCTGGGCAAGGCCGGACTGCTCATGCCCGAGGCTGCGGCCGAGGCCGGCGCTGGACTCCGCTCGGTGTGCGAATCCCTGGGAATTCCGCCGGTGCTGCACGTGGGAAGCTGCGTGGACAACGCGCGCATCATCCAGCTCTGCGCCATGCTGGCCAACGCTCTGGGCGTGGACATCTCCGATTTGCCCGTGGCCGCCAGCGCGCCGGAGTGGTACTCGGAAAAGGCGGCAGCCATCGGCATGTACGCCGTGGCCAGCGGCATCTACACCCATCTGGGGTTGCCGCCGAACATCACGGGCAGCGACACCGTGACCCAGCTCGCCCTGGGGGGACTGAACGACGTGGTCGGCGCACACTTTGTCGTGGAATCCGATCCGGTCAAGGCGGCGGAGCTGATTGACCTGCGTATCCAGTCGAAACGCGTAGCCCTTGGGCTGGAGTAA
- a CDS encoding HU family DNA-binding protein — MANQDFPGVCFAGCQDKECNITPMDTDIAHERVKKLPEGYTKTLVKSLAYAFPDKLSDESDAYMVFDAMKAVITNVLKNGDVIELEGLGEFRTDPANGRKHVVFTPTRALEDAVNE; from the coding sequence ATGGCCAACCAAGATTTCCCGGGAGTTTGCTTTGCCGGATGTCAGGACAAAGAATGCAACATCACGCCTATGGACACAGATATCGCCCATGAACGCGTGAAGAAGCTGCCCGAAGGCTACACTAAAACGCTGGTCAAGAGCCTTGCCTACGCCTTTCCGGACAAACTGAGCGACGAAAGCGACGCGTACATGGTCTTCGACGCCATGAAGGCCGTGATCACCAACGTCCTCAAGAACGGCGACGTCATCGAGCTCGAAGGGCTCGGCGAGTTCCGCACGGATCCCGCGAACGGCCGCAAGCATGTGGTCTTCACACCCACCCGCGCCCTGGAAGACGCCGTCAACGAATAG
- a CDS encoding DUF5320 domain-containing protein: MPGFDGTGPWGKGPMTGGGFGYCVQAAGGEPIGAMRGFGGRRGGGRMGRGCFGRGLGRSVEPWEMTTPVDEKSFLESRLSRIEEEAARIKGRLDALES, encoded by the coding sequence ATGCCCGGTTTCGATGGAACAGGTCCCTGGGGCAAGGGTCCCATGACCGGCGGCGGATTCGGCTACTGTGTCCAGGCCGCCGGCGGAGAACCGATTGGTGCGATGCGTGGATTCGGCGGCAGACGTGGTGGAGGCCGTATGGGCCGGGGTTGCTTCGGTCGCGGCTTGGGACGTTCGGTGGAGCCGTGGGAAATGACCACTCCCGTGGACGAGAAATCGTTCCTGGAGTCCCGGCTCAGCAGGATCGAAGAAGAAGCCGCCAGGATCAAGGGACGTCTGGATGCTTTGGAGTCCTGA
- a CDS encoding AAA family ATPase yields the protein MKIAFAGKGGVGKTTLAAWVGDYLARKGAHVWMIDADTALSLGQASGLPAAELPAPLVTREDLVRERIGQGLISISAQVDDLPESLAVGLPVSSGNDSGGGKRLLVMGTIAAAGGGCACSANALLKALLAHVFLERDDYVMVDLEAGVEHLGRGAVEGVDGLVVVSEPSFRGLETAAAISELAGQLGLDNQVLVLNRTAAVPESLAVEGLPERVISFPPIQGLVERQLASPSVLGLPEQDEIDERVGRLFALLEEGRCR from the coding sequence ATGAAGATCGCGTTCGCCGGCAAGGGCGGCGTGGGCAAGACTACGCTGGCCGCCTGGGTCGGGGACTATCTTGCGCGCAAGGGAGCGCATGTCTGGATGATCGACGCGGACACCGCCCTGTCCCTGGGGCAGGCGTCCGGCTTGCCCGCGGCGGAACTCCCGGCGCCGCTCGTCACGCGCGAGGATCTGGTGCGCGAACGCATCGGCCAGGGGCTCATTTCCATTTCCGCCCAGGTGGACGACCTGCCGGAAAGCTTGGCCGTGGGCCTGCCCGTTTCCAGCGGAAATGATTCCGGCGGTGGCAAGAGGCTGCTCGTCATGGGCACCATCGCCGCTGCTGGCGGCGGCTGCGCTTGCTCGGCGAATGCCTTGCTCAAGGCGCTGCTGGCGCACGTCTTTCTGGAGCGGGACGACTACGTGATGGTGGACCTTGAGGCTGGTGTGGAGCATCTGGGACGCGGCGCAGTCGAAGGCGTGGACGGTCTCGTGGTGGTCAGCGAGCCCAGCTTCCGCGGCCTGGAGACGGCGGCGGCCATCAGCGAACTGGCCGGCCAGCTGGGGCTGGACAATCAGGTGCTCGTACTGAACCGCACCGCCGCGGTGCCTGAATCATTGGCCGTGGAAGGATTGCCCGAGCGGGTGATCTCCTTTCCGCCGATACAGGGACTTGTCGAACGCCAGCTTGCCTCTCCGTCCGTGCTCGGTCTGCCCGAGCAGGACGAGATAGACGAGCGAGTCGGACGGTTGTTCGCACTGCTGGAAGAGGGGCGCTGCCGTTGA
- a CDS encoding FmdB family zinc ribbon protein, with amino-acid sequence MPMYEYLCNKCGAVFTEILTVAEMEKSKIPCPKCDSKDVKRIVSHIHTITSKKS; translated from the coding sequence ATGCCGATGTACGAATACCTCTGCAACAAGTGCGGCGCCGTCTTTACGGAGATTCTCACCGTGGCGGAGATGGAGAAAAGCAAGATCCCCTGTCCCAAGTGCGACTCCAAGGACGTGAAGCGCATCGTGTCGCACATCCACACCATAACAAGCAAAAAGAGTTGA
- a CDS encoding AAA family ATPase, which produces MKPSEIVSALELLLEVRQPVFLWGAPGVGKSQVVAQVAAEHGMELVDIRAVLLDPVDLRGIPRIDDAGNAVWCPPSFLPRSGRGILFLDELNTAPPLVQAACYQLILDRKLGEYELPEDWTIVAAGNRESDRAVTHRMPSALANRMIHLDFDPDLDDWLAWAERTGVEPKLRAFLRFRPKLLHAFDPKKSEKAFPSPRSWEFASRIIAADRPARITHALLKGAVGEAAAAECIGFLKIYDELPDAEAMLADPGGVRIPDDPAVIYAMCESVAREASDETMSSLAVLAARMPVEFSVLLMRDAAAVEPSIVETEAFQGWARANHEVLVS; this is translated from the coding sequence ATGAAGCCGTCAGAAATAGTCTCCGCCCTTGAACTGCTGCTGGAAGTTCGGCAGCCGGTTTTTCTCTGGGGAGCGCCCGGTGTGGGCAAGAGCCAGGTCGTGGCCCAGGTCGCGGCGGAGCATGGTATGGAATTGGTCGATATCCGGGCGGTATTGCTCGATCCTGTCGACCTGCGGGGCATCCCGCGAATAGACGATGCGGGCAACGCCGTGTGGTGCCCTCCGTCGTTTCTTCCCCGCAGCGGGCGGGGCATTCTGTTCCTGGACGAGTTGAACACGGCGCCGCCGCTGGTGCAGGCCGCCTGTTATCAGCTCATCCTGGACCGCAAGCTCGGCGAGTACGAGCTGCCCGAGGACTGGACCATCGTTGCCGCGGGCAATCGGGAGTCCGACAGGGCGGTGACTCATCGCATGCCGTCGGCACTGGCCAACCGGATGATTCACCTGGATTTCGATCCGGACCTGGACGACTGGCTGGCGTGGGCGGAGCGCACCGGCGTCGAGCCGAAGCTGCGCGCTTTTCTGCGGTTCCGGCCCAAGCTGCTCCACGCCTTCGATCCTAAGAAAAGCGAAAAGGCGTTCCCCTCGCCGCGCTCATGGGAGTTCGCTTCCCGCATCATCGCCGCCGACAGACCCGCGCGGATAACTCACGCGCTGCTCAAGGGCGCGGTAGGCGAGGCCGCTGCCGCCGAATGCATCGGGTTCCTCAAAATTTATGACGAGCTGCCCGATGCCGAAGCCATGCTGGCCGACCCAGGCGGGGTGCGCATTCCGGACGATCCGGCTGTGATCTATGCCATGTGCGAATCCGTTGCCCGTGAGGCGTCGGACGAGACCATGTCCAGCCTTGCCGTGCTGGCCGCGCGCATGCCTGTGGAGTTCAGCGTGCTGCTCATGCGGGATGCCGCGGCCGTGGAGCCTTCAATCGTGGAGACTGAAGCATTCCAGGGATGGGCCCGCGCCAACCATGAGGTACTGGTGTCGTGA
- a CDS encoding ferredoxin — protein sequence MPIVIDEEACMACESCVELCPEVFAMNDDGDMAIVLNPDSTADCVDEAIEACPGEAISR from the coding sequence ATGCCGATTGTGATCGATGAAGAGGCGTGCATGGCTTGCGAATCGTGCGTGGAACTGTGTCCCGAGGTCTTTGCGATGAACGATGATGGCGACATGGCCATTGTGCTCAATCCGGACTCGACAGCCGATTGCGTGGACGAGGCCATAGAGGCCTGTCCCGGTGAGGCGATTTCCAGGTAA
- a CDS encoding Crp/Fnr family transcriptional regulator — translation MRFSEIDLLAELERPEHEVLRELFHSRSLPAGSLLYSPDARENLIFVIRSGAVRVFLACESKEFTLAILGPGDIYATHSGAYVQAMDKPVEMLVTQVNEVSRRLVDVPEFTKTMVRVLGQMLSNSFDTIRGLAFQSSSERLAQLFLAQSRAIRLQQGEEGGVEVQLGLNMQQIADVVGASRQTVSSLINEFMRQGLLEKRGRGVFFLPDLDGLRRTAGLLAIPEPEKK, via the coding sequence ATGCGCTTTTCGGAAATCGATCTGCTGGCGGAGCTGGAACGGCCGGAGCACGAGGTGTTGCGCGAGCTGTTCCATTCACGTTCTCTGCCCGCCGGTTCCTTGCTCTACAGCCCGGATGCCCGGGAAAATCTGATTTTCGTGATCCGCTCCGGCGCCGTGCGGGTTTTTCTGGCCTGCGAGAGCAAGGAGTTCACCCTCGCCATCCTCGGTCCCGGGGATATCTACGCAACCCACAGCGGCGCGTACGTCCAGGCCATGGACAAGCCCGTGGAAATGCTCGTCACGCAGGTTAACGAGGTGAGCCGCCGGCTGGTGGACGTGCCGGAGTTCACCAAGACCATGGTCCGCGTGCTGGGGCAGATGCTCAGCAATTCCTTCGACACCATCCGGGGGCTCGCCTTCCAGAGCTCGTCCGAACGCCTTGCGCAGCTATTCCTTGCACAGTCCCGCGCCATCCGTCTGCAACAAGGCGAAGAGGGCGGGGTGGAGGTGCAGCTGGGCCTGAACATGCAGCAAATCGCCGACGTCGTGGGGGCGTCGCGGCAGACCGTTTCTTCGCTGATCAACGAATTCATGCGGCAGGGCCTGCTGGAGAAGCGCGGCCGCGGAGTCTTTTTCCTGCCGGATCTGGACGGCCTGCGCCGTACGGCAGGGCTTCTCGCCATTCCCGAACCGGAAAAAAAATGA
- a CDS encoding vWA domain-containing protein produces MNQAARDKMIKARSELVLDQPFFAHLALRLEMREDPTCRTAWSDGRVLAYNPSYIEIMPLEKVKGLQCHEVLHLACGHHLRRGERDAATWNKACDYAINPILLEAGIQLPTGYLDDPALHDKSADSIYAALVDRDEESRGGAETGAEQETDTQEDAQGGGAAGEQGAELKESGDDTSEGAGDDGSAAAGLDEDGEATPPSEQENDPGMSGEVRDAPSNSGGKDSAAEMAREEDSWQVAVAQALHKARESGEMPGSLERLLAEALSPSLNWRELLRRFLANVARNDFSWVRPNRRYLHAGLYLPGLESEELAEVAVAVDVSGSITQSELDSFGAELSAVLEEFETTVTVFTCDAAVTTQERLARWDLPLEFEARGGGGTDFRPPFERLQEDGEAPACLVYFTDMECDRFPDEPDYPVLWVTTNMQYASPPFGEVATMEQGI; encoded by the coding sequence GTGAACCAGGCCGCACGCGACAAGATGATCAAGGCCAGGAGCGAGCTGGTTCTGGATCAACCGTTCTTTGCGCATCTGGCATTGCGGCTGGAGATGCGCGAGGACCCCACATGCCGCACCGCCTGGTCTGATGGCCGCGTTCTGGCCTACAACCCCTCGTACATCGAGATTATGCCGCTGGAGAAGGTGAAGGGCCTGCAATGCCACGAGGTTTTGCACCTTGCGTGTGGCCACCACCTGCGCCGCGGCGAACGCGACGCCGCCACGTGGAACAAAGCCTGCGACTACGCCATCAATCCCATTCTGCTGGAGGCCGGCATCCAGCTGCCCACCGGCTATCTGGATGATCCTGCCCTTCACGACAAAAGCGCCGATTCCATCTACGCCGCGCTCGTGGACAGGGACGAGGAATCCCGGGGCGGCGCAGAAACGGGGGCCGAGCAGGAAACCGATACGCAGGAAGACGCTCAGGGCGGCGGCGCTGCGGGCGAGCAGGGAGCCGAGCTGAAGGAGTCCGGCGACGACACGTCCGAAGGCGCCGGCGATGATGGCTCCGCGGCTGCCGGGCTGGACGAGGACGGCGAGGCGACGCCGCCGAGCGAACAGGAAAACGATCCCGGCATGAGCGGCGAGGTGCGCGACGCCCCCTCAAACAGCGGCGGCAAGGACAGTGCAGCGGAGATGGCGCGTGAAGAGGACTCCTGGCAGGTGGCCGTAGCCCAGGCCCTGCACAAGGCGCGCGAGTCCGGCGAGATGCCGGGTTCCCTGGAACGGTTGCTCGCCGAGGCGCTGTCGCCGTCCCTGAACTGGCGGGAGCTATTGCGCCGTTTCCTGGCAAATGTCGCGCGGAATGACTTCTCATGGGTCCGGCCCAACCGCCGGTATCTGCACGCCGGGCTGTATCTGCCGGGGCTGGAGAGCGAAGAACTGGCCGAGGTGGCCGTGGCCGTGGACGTATCCGGCAGCATTACCCAGAGCGAACTGGACAGTTTCGGCGCCGAGCTCTCCGCCGTGCTCGAAGAGTTCGAAACCACAGTGACCGTCTTTACCTGCGACGCTGCCGTGACCACGCAGGAACGGCTCGCCCGCTGGGACCTTCCGCTGGAGTTCGAGGCCCGCGGTGGAGGCGGCACGGATTTCCGTCCGCCATTCGAACGGCTGCAGGAAGACGGCGAGGCCCCGGCTTGCCTCGTCTACTTCACGGACATGGAATGCGACAGGTTCCCGGACGAGCCGGACTACCCGGTCCTCTGGGTCACCACCAACATGCAGTACGCCTCGCCGCCGTTCGGCGAGGTGGCGACCATGGAGCAGGGCATATGA